The sequence below is a genomic window from Dyadobacter chenwenxiniae.
TCGTAGTAGGGAATATAGCCGGTCGTATACAAAACACCCGTATATTGATCCAAAGGAAGCATCGTTCCCCTTACAACAGGATATCGACCCTCCCGTCGTAGCAACTTTATGCTAGAAGTTTTAATTGTTACTAGATCTATGGTAACATCATCTCCAAGTACTTTTCGGATACCATCTTTAAGACCCTCGACTTCTGCATATTCAGCATGCTGCGAAGAGTTCCAGAAATCGGTTGTTTTATGTATTACTACGCGGTTAGGTAAGATATTGTTATTGAACCGCTTATACCTTTCAATTACAGACTTAATAAGATCCTCGGCATAATTATAAGTCAAGTGGGGTGCAGGAGTGTTGTGGAAATTAGAATCCCATTTAAATGATTTACCAATAAATACAATGCCTTTTCCTTCATAGTTAAATGCCTGCGCAATACTTGACCTAACTAGGTTTGTATCGGCATTAAGCACTTTATGAAAGCTTATCCCAATAAAACAAGTGTGCTTATCTTTTAGGGTCAATGTCCATGGAGTACCACCATTTTTGTAATAGTTTGCTACAACAAAATTCCATGCTTGCATAGAAAGATCTTGAAGAGACTTCTTCTTTCCAAGAACAGTATCTTCTAAAATAATTTGCACAGGAATTGATCCTGGTAATGTAATAAGTTGAGCTTTCAGATATCGCCGCAAATTAAAGAAGGAATTCCCTTTGAAAGGGATAGACGACAAATCTTTAAATACCTTGGCTGGTATAACAATGAAGCATAAATTTGGTAAAGATAAGCTAGTCGTCAATAAGTCAATGTAGGCATCTTTGTATAAGTCGCATATTCTAACAATGCGATCAAAGTCCGTCAAATCATTATCAACTAAAATCGATTCAACTTTTGATTGCTTAATAGTTCGGTTATTTGTCTCATCATTAACAAAACTACAACGAAAAACCGCTTCTGATGAAAACCCAGGAAAATCTGGATTTAATCGCTTATTTTGCTCGTATTGTATTTGTACTTCTGTACTTGTATCCTCAAATTCATCTTCAAAATCACCACTAAATAGCAGGCCGTCTTCATCATCCTCATCAATAACTTCTCCATCTAATATCTTGGTTTCCGAAGTCATTTTAACTTCTTTAGCAGTAGCCTCAATAAGACCGGAAAAACTCTCAATCCATTCCGTAGTCTTCTCCAAGCCAAAACTTGTTCCTATTAGTGCATAATGAAGTTCAGATCGATGTGTGTAAGAACTGGTGGAAAAGAAACCTCCAATTGTGATCCCTTGTTTTGGGTCTTCACTAAGGCGGTCGTTTCCAAATTCAAGCAGGGGTTCACTTAATAATTCGGGTTTCATATCAAAGAAATATGGCTAGTTGTTGTGAATTTTCGTTCACTGGTGGTCTAGTTTTTGCGGATGATCGCACTGAATCCATTGCGATTCCAAATGGGACATCAAAACAAATCGGTCTACCAACGCTTATATCCGGATGCTGCAAATTCTTTCCATCAAAAATCATCCACTCTGTATTGTTTTTCGCAAAGTGGTACCACCAAAAATGAAGTTCATCTAGAACTCCATCATTGTAAGTTCTTGAATTGATGTAATTTGTATATTTAGTTATCTTGTCAGGCCTTATGGGAGTCCTTCGGTCTGAGGTAAAAAGGTATTTGTGATTCAGTACTAGATAGAGCTTATTTTCAATAAAGACAATTTTGACATTGATTGCCCAGTGTCTAAAAAAGTGATCTTTTCCATACTCGTAATAGCCTACCACCTTTTTTTCAGTTTCCTTGGCGATTTTTCTAGTCTTGAAGGATACTTTGTGCTCCTGCTGATCCTCTTTTAAGTAAAAGTAGTATCGCTTATAGTCTTTCTGCCACCACATGCCACGACGTCTCATGAAATCTGATATGTAAGCGTTCATCAGCTCTACATAGTAATTCTTTAATGTAGATGAGCTAACGATATCGTTGAATCTATGCTCTTGGCAATTGCAGCCGTCTTCCGAAGCTTGATCAAAGAATTCTTTGAATCCCTTCCCGAGCGTCAGTAAACGTGTAAATGAATGAATCCTTGATTATAAAATATGGAGCTATGCCTGACTGAATTTCAGAAAAGAGAGCTTTCTTGTTTTTGAACCTACTGGAAAATGAATACATCCATCTAGGTTCGGATCTAAATGGCCATAGGTTGGAGTCAATAATTTCAGAGACAGAGTGATTAAGTCTCGGCTTGAATGACGACGCGAAACGATCCAGGAACTCGTTACTTCCTGTTGTGAGGTGATTGTCTATCTTCGAAAACTGAATTGGTGCTGCTTTTTGTCTCCCTTTTTTTGTAGACAGCGCTACATCAATATCAGTTATTTTTTTGCAATAAAGATATTCATTCCCTTTGCGCCCGTCAAAGATCACTAGAAGAACCTCATATCCGAACCGCCTATAATTGTTCCAGTATTCCAGGTCAGACTCAGAGGCGCTAAAACAAAAGGAATCTTCGGTCTCTCGAATCATGTAGCTATTTATCATGCTCTGTCGACTTGACCTGAACTTTTAATATGCGTGAGGTTGGCTTAGTCTTTCCATCGTCAGTCTTTTCTGTCAGTTCAATCTCGCCATCGATACCAAAATCATTTTTGGTTTCTTCCCTCCAGATAATATAAGGATTATGCCGATTACAATAATCCGCGAAAACATTAACTCCTCTCTCAGCAATGATATGTGACGCACGAACTATTTTTGACATAATGCTTGAATTTTTGCAAAATTAAAGATAACAAATACAAAACTTATTTCAAAGATTGTAAACTTTTGGAAAATTCAAAAATCACATAAGGCTTATAATCAATAAGTTATATTTTTTTTATGAAAACTTTTTTGCTCTTATTCGATTTTTTATTATCTATTTTTTTATTGCAAGCCTTTTCTTAGATTTATAATCGCGGTGTGAAAAGGATATTCAAGATTTAAACGCGTTAAAAATTTCAGATATGTCCTAGCAATGACTCACACTTCAGGGAGCGTGTAATTACATTTTACATGTAGTTCCGATAGTCGACTGGACTTGGAGGGAAACCTCGGATGTCAACTAATATATCCATGCGTAGGTATCCGTAGAAAGAATTTTGGAATCAATTCTATCCTAAGCGGTCATCATCCACAAACGAGCAAAAACCTTCCGCCGTCACGATCAGATGATCCAGTACCCGAATATTCAGTAACTCTCCAGCCTTTCTCATATTCTCAGTAATATACTTATCAGCATCACTCGGCACAAGCTGGCCAGAAGGGTGGTTGTGTGCCAGGATAATCCCTGTTGCATTGGCCTTCAAAGCCGCTGCAAAAACGATCCTTACATCTGCACTTGCTCCTGAAATCCCGCCTTTGGAAACTTCAAAAATACCTAGCACCCGGCTGGCATTGTTCAATAGCAGTATCTTGAACTCTTCAATAAATTCCAGTCTGTCGGGGTTCCAGCTTTGGATTAGCACATTGTATGCATCTATGGACGATGTTATTTTAGGACGCTGGCTTGCTTGTACATTGGTTTTGTAGATCAGCTCAATTTCTGCTACCTGATACAAGTTTGAGACATTTGCGAAGCTTTCCATAATTACTAGATTTGAAGTGATTGAATGAATTATGGCGCTTCATTCTGGCACTGGGCAAGCAAGTAGTGGAAGCAACGGAATAAAGGAAAGCCCTGCGGGCAGCAAGGCATTCATGCCGGTGTTTATGCCGGAATTTCTACTACGCCCCGCAGCCCTGTGCCTACCTTTGTGGCATCATTGATACAAGAAACTCTGCCCCGCATGGAATGCCGGACTTAGCGGTAGTCTTCAAGTTTTTTTTCAAAATCTTAAACTTTTTAGCAGCCTCAATCTTTTGAAAATCAATAGAGTACAATGGGTACAATTGAGGTACAGCCGAAAGTTGTACTTGAAGAGCCTTGATTTCTGGTGTTGTTTTGTCATGTCCTTTCGAGAAAGGCAAAGCAATTATCCACTTCAAAACAGCAAGACATTATGTTACCACATTTCACCTGGACGGAATACTTACTGACATTGGCGTCACTTGTAACTGTCTATTATGCGATCGTCGGCATTGCGTTCTACCGGCATGAGCTCAAATCGTTTTTCAGCTCGCAAAACAAGCTCTGGCAGCGGGCGGACAAACCTCCCCCAAGTAGCTAGCGAAGCGACTACGTTCGACGCTGATGAAAAGGAAATAACGCAAACAAAAAAGCCAGTCTGGCAAAATGAAGAAGTATTTGGCAAGGTGGAGGAGCTGGCGCAGCAGATCAGGCTCGATATCGGAAGCCTGCCAAAAAAGATACGAAAGGGAAGACCTGATCTTTCTAATCCAACTATTAATCAAAGATTTTTCCGCCATCAGAGGCACACCGTTCCGGCTTGCGATCGATAATGTGATCACATCGGAATCGGCAAAATATGGCCACATCAACCTCAGTGCTGCAGAGCTAGAGGAAGTTTGGAAGGAGGTTTAATGATGGGCCCGTCTCCCACCCTCCCCGGTTGACGCCGGGGAGGCGCAAGGGAGCAACTTCAAATCAATGTTCAACAATCAAATTTATGAGGGGTATGAAACGTGTGAAATCCGCAGTTATCTGCAAATCCAAACAATTATTTACGGCAATATTGCTGTCGCTCAGTGCCATGGTCGCCAAAGCGCAGGACGGCGCAGCGGGTATTTCTGAGGCCGATAGCCAGGTGAGAAGCTACTTCGAGCCAGGCACACAGCTGATGTATGCCATCGGCGCGGTGCTCGGCCTGGTAGGCGCCGTGAAAGTATTCCAGAAGTGGAATGCGGGAGATAATGACACTGGAAAAGTGGCTGCGGCGTGGTTTGGAAGTTGTATTTTCCTGGTGGTGGTCGCCACCGTGCTGCAATCTTTCTTTGGCCTATAAGCATTACCGTTATGCGAAATACGAGCGTATACCAAATCAACAAAGGCATTAACGCCAGCATTGAATTCAAGGGGTTGAAGGCGCAGTATATCTGGTATATGGGTGGGGCGGCTATCGTACTGTTTGCAATTTATGCACTGCTTTATGTGTGCGGGATCAGGTCTTACATCTGTGTCGGGATTGTTGTCTGTTTGGGAATCCCGATGATCATGGGCATTTACCATTTGAGCGGGGTTTACGGTGAGCATGGAGTCACGAAGGTGTTGGCCAGAAGGAGCATTCCAAAACATGTCAGGTCAAATTCAAGAAGCATTTTCAAACCAATCCGTAGCCATGGAAAAATACTTGGATGACCTCATTCCGATCATGGACATTGAGCACAATTGCATCCTGAGCAAGCAGGGCGACATTACAGTGGTATTTCAGGCAGATCTGCCTGAAATATTCACCCTGTCCGATCACGATTACGAGGCCTTTCATCAAACGTTGGTGAAGGCGCTGAGGGTGCTTCCCTCCCACTCCATATTTCACAAACAGGATTGGTTTGTCGACAGCCGGTATGAACCCGACTTTTCAAAAGAGGACACCAGTTTCTTGTCACGGAGCAGTGAGCGGCATTTCAATGAGCGGCCATTTTTGGATCACAGCTGCTACATCTACATTACCAAAAAGCCAGCAAACAGAAAGCTTTCAACCTCGCTGCTCTCCAATATGATCCGACCGACGCTGGTGCCTGAGGAAACGATGGACGCCAAAGTATTGCAGGAATTGCTAAGCTGCGTCGGCCAGTTCAAGCACATTATGGAAGACAGCGGCTTTGTTAAGTTGCGACGGTTGAAGGATGAGGAACTTTGGAGCCAGCCCGGCCGAACCGGGATTATTGAGCAATATTGCTATTTGTCGGAGCGTGAAAGCCCAGTTATCAAAGACCTGCAATTTGCTGACGGGATTCAAGTCGGAGGTCAGCACTGTCAACTGTATACGCTGGCTGATACGGAAGACTTACCATCTACCTGCGGCTCACAAATCCACTTTGACCGGTACTCGACGGACAAGACAAAATTCAGCGTTGGCTATGCGTCTTCGCTCGGGCAACTGCTAAGCTGCAACCACATTTACAACCAGTACATTTTCATTGACGATGGCGCCAAAACGCTTCGAAAAATGGAAACCAAACGGCTGAGGTTGCAATCACTGGCTGCTTATTCGCGAAAGAATGCGATCGCACTAGATGCAACCAATGCATTTTTGAACGAAGCGATCAGCAATCAGCGATTACCTGTGAAGGCGCATTTCAATATGCTTGTTTGGACGCACAACAAGGAAGAGCTCAATGAGCTCAACAACAAAGTCTCTGCCGCACTTGCGCAAATGGAAGCAGTCGCCAAGCAGGAAACGACGGGCGCACCTCAGATTTTTTGGGCGGGCATTCCGGGCAATGCGGCGGACTTTCCAATGAATGAAACCTTTGATTGTTTTGCCGAGCAGGCCTCCTGCTTTCTAAATCTAGAAACGGGTTACCGGTCGTCAATCAGCCCTGTCGGCATCCGGCTTGGTGACAGGCTCACAGGCAAACCGGTGCATGTAGATATTAGCGACGAGCCGATCCAGAAAGGGATTTGCACTAACCGGAACAAATTCATTTTGGGGCCTTCCGGCAGTGGCAAGTCGTTCTTTACCAATCACATGGTGAGAAGCTACTATGAGCAAGGTTCACATATTGTGCTCGTCGATGTCGGTCACTCCTACAAGGGCCTTTGTGAATTGGTAAATGGATATTACTTCACTTATCAAGAAACTAACCCGATCCGCTTCAATCCCTTCTATATTGCAGAAGGTGATGCCTTGGATACGGAGAAGAAAGAAAGCATCAAGACGCTGATCCTTGCGCTTTGGAAGAAAGACAATGAGGTTTTCAAGCGCAGCGAGTATGTAGCCCTGTCCAATGCATTGACGATGTACTACGCAGAAATCAACAGCTCAGGCGGATTTCCTTGCTTCAACACCTTCTACGAATTCTTGCGTGACCAGTTTGTAAACATCCTGAGTGAAGACAAAGTCAAAGACAGGGATTTTGATATTGGCAATTTGCTTTATGTTTTAAGACCCTACTATCAGGGCGGTGAATTTGACTATTTACTGAATGCGACCGAAAACATTGACCTTTTAAGTGAGCGGTTTATCGTCTTCGAGCTGGATAACATTAAGGATCACCCGATTTTGTTCCCTGTGGTAACGATTATCATCATGGAGGTTTTCATCAGTAAAATGAGAAAGCTGAAAGGCATCCGCAAAATGATCCTGATCGAAGAAGCGTGGAAGGCGATCGCCAAGGAAGGAATGGCCGATTACATTAAGTATTTGTTCAAAACTGTCCGGAAGTATTTGGGTGAGGCGATTGTGGTGACGCAGGAAGTGGAAGACATTATCAGCTCTCCCGTGGTCAAACAAGCGATCATCAACAATAGCGACTGCAAAATCCTGCTGGATCAGAGCAAGTATCAAAACAAGTTCGACCAGATCCAGGAACTACTCGGTCTTACGGAAAAGGAAAAGACGCTGATCCTGTCGGTCAACAAAGCAAATGATCCGCTTCGCAAGTATAAGGAAGTCTTTATCAGTCTCGGCGGGACGCTTTCCAGAGTGTACCGGACCGAAGTTAGCCTGGAAGAATACCTGTGCTACACCACTGAGGAAACCGAGAAAATCAAGGTGATGGATTATGCCAGGCGGTTCGGAAGCATGCAAAAAGGAATTGCCGCGCTTGCCCAGGATATGAAGGCAGCAAACTCTTAAAGCACACTGGAATGAGAAAGCATATTCTATTCTTCACGCTAATACTCGCGCTAACAATGACGCCGGTCCAAAATGCCCAAGCGGCGAATCCTTGGGCCGCAGTAATCAAAGCTGCGATCAAGAAGGTTGTTAGAGCAGTTGATTTGATGATCCAGCGCAGACAGAATAAAGTAATCAGGTTACAAAATGCACAGAAAGCCATTGAAAATACGATGGCAAAGCTGCAACTGGATGATATTACTGAATGGGTCAAAAAGCAGCGGGACCTTTACAAGAAGTATTATGAAGAGCTCAAAAAGGTCAAAGCAGTCATTGCCTATTACTTCAAGATCAAGCAGATCGCTGATAAAAACTCCCGGCTTGTTGATGAATACAAGAGGTTTTGGGGGCTGATCTCAGACGACAAGCATTTCACTGCCCAGGAACGCAACTACATCTTCCAGGTCTACGTGGGTATCCTCGAAAATTCCGCGAAAAACATTGACTTGCTCAAAATGATCGTGGAATCCCTGACCATGCAAATGACAGACGCGAAGCGGCTAGAACTGATCGACAACGCAGCCGACAAAACAGACCAGCTATATAGCGACCTGACCCGTTTCAATCAGGAAAACGCAATGCTTAGTATAAGCCGCTCGAAAAATCAGCAGGAAGTGGATGTGGTCAAAAAGCTATATGGGATCAATTAGCACGGACGGGAGGATGAAAAAGTTGAAGATGCTATTACTGCTGTTGGGATTTGCTCATGTTGGTTTTGGGCAGACATTTAAGGAATGGTTCCGGCAAAAGAAAACCCAAAAGAAGTATTTGATCGAGCAGATTGCGCAATTGAAGATATATCTGGAACTAACCGAAAAAGGTTACAAGATCGCCAAAGAAGGTTTGACGATGATCGGGGACATTAACAATGTGGAATTCAAGTTGCACAAAAATCACTTCGATTCACTTAAAGTCGTTAATCCGAAGATCGCTAGTCTTGTAAAGGTCAAGTGGATCGGTATGTATCACGGTGAGGTAAAAAGTGTTTGTAGTTCTTGTGTGTCGAAACTGAGTCAAAGCGAATTTCTTACCAGTGACGAGCTAGCTTACTTGCGGGCGGTATTCGACCGGCTTTCCAGCGACTGCGACAGAATACAGGTCTCTCTAAAAGAGGTGACTACCGACGGCAGTTATGCAATGACAGATAACGATCGTATCAAACGCGTCGAAGACTTGTACCAGCATATGCTTTTCAATTTCACTTTTTCAAAAGCTTTTTGCAGTGAGTCTGCGGTACTCGCGGCGGCGAGGATAAAAGAGAAAGAGGATGTTACAACCAGCCGAGCCTTGCGCGGCATAAAATGAGAGCAATGAAATATGCACTGATACTATTACTGTTGACTTCGCTCCTTCTTCCGGTGAAGGAGGCGAAGGCCCAAACGCCGGAGGTCACACAACTGATCCTGAATATTCAAAAGCTTAATCAGCTACGGAAAATCCTGAAAGAGTTGAAGGCCGGATATGATATTCTTTTTAAGGGTTACACGACAATTAAGGATATTTCAAAAGGTAATTTTAAATTACATGAAGCATTCCTTGACGGGCTCCTGGAAGTTAGCCCAGCAGTAAAACGATACAAACGTATAGCGGAGATCGTGGAATTTCAAGTTCGGCTGATTTCGGAATATCGGACAGCATTAGGGCACTTTCAATCAGGGGAGTACTTCAATAAGGATGAGCTTGATTACATGGAGCGCGTTTATTCCAGGCTGATTAGTCAAAGCTTGAAAAACATGGATGCATTGACGATGGTACTGACCGCCAAAAAAATGCGAATGTCCGACGATGAGCGCTTGTCTGCCATTGACAAGATCCACGAAGAGATGCAGGACAAGCTGGTTTTTCTCCGTCATTTCAACTCCACAGCAGCAACATTAGGCTTACAACGGGCCAAAGAATTTGCCGAAGTCGAAACCAGCGCACAATTAAACGGCGTCAAGCCTTAATCCAAAACGTAATGAATGCAATGACGAGAACCGCATTAGTTGCGGTGATGGGAATCAGTTTGCCACAATTTTCTTTTGCCCAAGGGTTTCCCGAGCAAATTAGCGGACTTCACAGTGTGCTTGACAAGCTGTATGACGAAATGATGCCAATGTGTGCTAAACTAATCAGTGTCGGGCGAGGAATCGCAGGTTTCGCCGCAATTTGGTACATCTCATCAAGAATATGGAGACACCTGGCCAATGCCGAGCCGATCGACTTTTACCCGCTGTTCCGGCCATTCGTACTGGGGTTTGCAATCCTGATGTTCCCCTCGGTCTTAGCAATGATCAACGGCATTATGTCGCCTGTTGTCCGGGCCACCTCGGCAATGGTCGAAGGTTCTAATGAAGCTATCACTTTGCTGTTGAAGAAGAAGGAGGAGGCGATCATGAAAACCAATGTATGGCAAATGTATGTCGGCGCCACAGGAAACGGAGATCGTGACAAATGGTACAAATACACGCATGGAAACGAAGACCCATCAGGCGAGGGCATTTTTGCCAGTGTCGGCAACGACATCAAGTTTTCGATGGCAAAGGCATCTTACAATTTTCGCAACTCAATCAAAGAATGGATGAGCGAGATCCTCAGATTGC
It includes:
- a CDS encoding argonaute/piwi family protein, whose translation is MKPELLSEPLLEFGNDRLSEDPKQGITIGGFFSTSSYTHRSELHYALIGTSFGLEKTTEWIESFSGLIEATAKEVKMTSETKILDGEVIDEDDEDGLLFSGDFEDEFEDTSTEVQIQYEQNKRLNPDFPGFSSEAVFRCSFVNDETNNRTIKQSKVESILVDNDLTDFDRIVRICDLYKDAYIDLLTTSLSLPNLCFIVIPAKVFKDLSSIPFKGNSFFNLRRYLKAQLITLPGSIPVQIILEDTVLGKKKSLQDLSMQAWNFVVANYYKNGGTPWTLTLKDKHTCFIGISFHKVLNADTNLVRSSIAQAFNYEGKGIVFIGKSFKWDSNFHNTPAPHLTYNYAEDLIKSVIERYKRFNNNILPNRVVIHKTTDFWNSSQHAEYAEVEGLKDGIRKVLGDDVTIDLVTIKTSSIKLLRREGRYPVVRGTMLPLDQYTGVLYTTGYIPYYETYPGLHIPRPLEISIFEGESTLKRVCEEILALTKLNFNNCNFFDSLPITLRFAQKVGEIVQYADDDSVLPDKYFFYM
- a CDS encoding DUF4365 domain-containing protein, with amino-acid sequence MSKIVRASHIIAERGVNVFADYCNRHNPYIIWREETKNDFGIDGEIELTEKTDDGKTKPTSRILKVQVKSTEHDK
- a CDS encoding JAB domain-containing protein, with protein sequence MESFANVSNLYQVAEIELIYKTNVQASQRPKITSSIDAYNVLIQSWNPDRLEFIEEFKILLLNNASRVLGIFEVSKGGISGASADVRIVFAAALKANATGIILAHNHPSGQLVPSDADKYITENMRKAGELLNIRVLDHLIVTAEGFCSFVDDDRLG
- a CDS encoding DUF4134 domain-containing protein → MKRVKSAVICKSKQLFTAILLSLSAMVAKAQDGAAGISEADSQVRSYFEPGTQLMYAIGAVLGLVGAVKVFQKWNAGDNDTGKVAAAWFGSCIFLVVVATVLQSFFGL
- a CDS encoding DUF4133 domain-containing protein produces the protein MRNTSVYQINKGINASIEFKGLKAQYIWYMGGAAIVLFAIYALLYVCGIRSYICVGIVVCLGIPMIMGIYHLSGVYGEHGVTKVLARRSIPKHVRSNSRSIFKPIRSHGKILG
- a CDS encoding TraG family conjugative transposon ATPase — encoded protein: MEKYLDDLIPIMDIEHNCILSKQGDITVVFQADLPEIFTLSDHDYEAFHQTLVKALRVLPSHSIFHKQDWFVDSRYEPDFSKEDTSFLSRSSERHFNERPFLDHSCYIYITKKPANRKLSTSLLSNMIRPTLVPEETMDAKVLQELLSCVGQFKHIMEDSGFVKLRRLKDEELWSQPGRTGIIEQYCYLSERESPVIKDLQFADGIQVGGQHCQLYTLADTEDLPSTCGSQIHFDRYSTDKTKFSVGYASSLGQLLSCNHIYNQYIFIDDGAKTLRKMETKRLRLQSLAAYSRKNAIALDATNAFLNEAISNQRLPVKAHFNMLVWTHNKEELNELNNKVSAALAQMEAVAKQETTGAPQIFWAGIPGNAADFPMNETFDCFAEQASCFLNLETGYRSSISPVGIRLGDRLTGKPVHVDISDEPIQKGICTNRNKFILGPSGSGKSFFTNHMVRSYYEQGSHIVLVDVGHSYKGLCELVNGYYFTYQETNPIRFNPFYIAEGDALDTEKKESIKTLILALWKKDNEVFKRSEYVALSNALTMYYAEINSSGGFPCFNTFYEFLRDQFVNILSEDKVKDRDFDIGNLLYVLRPYYQGGEFDYLLNATENIDLLSERFIVFELDNIKDHPILFPVVTIIIMEVFISKMRKLKGIRKMILIEEAWKAIAKEGMADYIKYLFKTVRKYLGEAIVVTQEVEDIISSPVVKQAIINNSDCKILLDQSKYQNKFDQIQELLGLTEKEKTLILSVNKANDPLRKYKEVFISLGGTLSRVYRTEVSLEEYLCYTTEETEKIKVMDYARRFGSMQKGIAALAQDMKAANS
- a CDS encoding conjugal transfer protein TraI — translated: MRKHILFFTLILALTMTPVQNAQAANPWAAVIKAAIKKVVRAVDLMIQRRQNKVIRLQNAQKAIENTMAKLQLDDITEWVKKQRDLYKKYYEELKKVKAVIAYYFKIKQIADKNSRLVDEYKRFWGLISDDKHFTAQERNYIFQVYVGILENSAKNIDLLKMIVESLTMQMTDAKRLELIDNAADKTDQLYSDLTRFNQENAMLSISRSKNQQEVDVVKKLYGIN
- a CDS encoding TerB family tellurite resistance protein — its product is MKYALILLLLTSLLLPVKEAKAQTPEVTQLILNIQKLNQLRKILKELKAGYDILFKGYTTIKDISKGNFKLHEAFLDGLLEVSPAVKRYKRIAEIVEFQVRLISEYRTALGHFQSGEYFNKDELDYMERVYSRLISQSLKNMDALTMVLTAKKMRMSDDERLSAIDKIHEEMQDKLVFLRHFNSTAATLGLQRAKEFAEVETSAQLNGVKP
- the traJ gene encoding conjugative transposon protein TraJ, with amino-acid sequence MTRTALVAVMGISLPQFSFAQGFPEQISGLHSVLDKLYDEMMPMCAKLISVGRGIAGFAAIWYISSRIWRHLANAEPIDFYPLFRPFVLGFAILMFPSVLAMINGIMSPVVRATSAMVEGSNEAITLLLKKKEEAIMKTNVWQMYVGATGNGDRDKWYKYTHGNEDPSGEGIFASVGNDIKFSMAKASYNFRNSIKEWMSEILRLLFEAAALCINTLRTFQLIVLAIIGPLAFGFAVFDGFQHTLTGWIARYVNIFLWLPVANIFGAIIGKIQEMMLTLDISQVEGSGDTFFSSTDMAYLIFLIIGIIGYFSVPSVANYIVHAGGGNPFLYKVTTLFSQTATGIGNRAFPAGGGFGSLPRSTAMPKSQNS